The following proteins come from a genomic window of Ailuropoda melanoleuca isolate Jingjing chromosome 2, ASM200744v2, whole genome shotgun sequence:
- the RABGGTB gene encoding geranylgeranyl transferase type-2 subunit beta isoform X2, which yields MSEYLRMSGIYWGLTVMDLMGQLHRMNREEILTFIKSCQHECGGISASIGHDPHLLYTLSAVQILTLYDSINVIDVNKVVEYVQSLQKEDGSFAGDIWGEIDTRFSFCAVATLALLGKLDAINVEKAIEFVLSCMNFDGGFGCRPGSESHAGQIYCCTGFLAITSQLHQVNSDLLGWWLCERQLPSGGLNGRPEKLPDVCYSWWVLASLKIIGRLHWIDREKLRSFILACQDEETGGFADRPGDMVDPFHTLFGIAGLSLLGEEQIKPVSPVFCMPEEVLRRVNVQPELVS from the exons ATGTCTGAGTATTTGAGAATGAGTGGTATCTATTGGGGTCTGACTGTAATGGATCTCATGGGACAACTACATCGGATGAATAGAGAAGAAATTCTGACATTTATTAAGTCGTGTCAGCACGAGTGTGGTGGAATAAGTGCTAGTATCGGACATGACCCTCATCTTTTGTACACTCTAAGTGCTGTCCAG aTTCTTACTCTTTATGATAGTATTAATGTTATTGATGTAAATAAAGTTGTGGAATATGTTCAGAGTCTACAAAAAGAAGATGGTTCTTTTGCTGGAGATATTTGGG gaGAAATTGATACAAGATTCTCTTTTTGTGCGGTGGCAACCTTGGCCCTGTTG gGGAAGCTAGATGCTATTAATGTGGAAAAGGCAATCGAATTTGTTTTATCGTGTATGAACTTTGATGGTGGATTTGGTTGCAGGCCAGGTTCTGAATCCCATGCTGGGCAG ATCTATTGTTGCACAGGATTTCTGGCTATTACTAGCCAGTTGCATCAAGTAAATTCTGATTTACTCGGTTGGTGGCTTTGTGAACGACAGTTACCATCAGGTGGACTCAATGGAAGGCCAGAGAAG TTACCAGATGTATGCTATTCATGGTGGGTGTTGGCTTCCCTAAAGATAATTGGAAGACTTCATTGGATTGATAGAGAGAAACTTCGAAGTTTCATTTTAGCATGTCAAGATGAAGAAACAGGAGGATTCGCAGACCGACCAGGAGATATG gtagaTCCTTTTCATACTTTatttggaattgctggattgtcaCTTTTGGGAGAAGAACAGATTAAACCTGTTAGTCCTGTTTTTTGCATGCCTGAAGAAGTACTTCGGAGAGTGAATGTTCAGCCTGAACTAGTGAGCTAG
- the RABGGTB gene encoding geranylgeranyl transferase type-2 subunit beta isoform X1, protein MRRRVPPNSAQERTEVLFSVSDMGTPQKDVTIKSDAPDTLLLEKHADYIASYGSKKDDYEYCMSEYLRMSGIYWGLTVMDLMGQLHRMNREEILTFIKSCQHECGGISASIGHDPHLLYTLSAVQILTLYDSINVIDVNKVVEYVQSLQKEDGSFAGDIWGEIDTRFSFCAVATLALLGKLDAINVEKAIEFVLSCMNFDGGFGCRPGSESHAGQIYCCTGFLAITSQLHQVNSDLLGWWLCERQLPSGGLNGRPEKLPDVCYSWWVLASLKIIGRLHWIDREKLRSFILACQDEETGGFADRPGDMVDPFHTLFGIAGLSLLGEEQIKPVSPVFCMPEEVLRRVNVQPELVS, encoded by the exons ATGCGCAGGCGCGTGCCGCCTAACTCTGCCCAGGAAAGAACCGAAGTTCTCTTTTCGGTCTCAGACATG ggcACACCGCAGAAGGATGTTACTATCAAGTCAGATGCACCTGACACGCTATTGTTAGAGAAGCATGCAGATTATATTGCGTCCTATGGCTCAAAGAAAGATGATTAT GAATACTGTATGTCTGAGTATTTGAGAATGAGTGGTATCTATTGGGGTCTGACTGTAATGGATCTCATGGGACAACTACATCGGATGAATAGAGAAGAAATTCTGACATTTATTAAGTCGTGTCAGCACGAGTGTGGTGGAATAAGTGCTAGTATCGGACATGACCCTCATCTTTTGTACACTCTAAGTGCTGTCCAG aTTCTTACTCTTTATGATAGTATTAATGTTATTGATGTAAATAAAGTTGTGGAATATGTTCAGAGTCTACAAAAAGAAGATGGTTCTTTTGCTGGAGATATTTGGG gaGAAATTGATACAAGATTCTCTTTTTGTGCGGTGGCAACCTTGGCCCTGTTG gGGAAGCTAGATGCTATTAATGTGGAAAAGGCAATCGAATTTGTTTTATCGTGTATGAACTTTGATGGTGGATTTGGTTGCAGGCCAGGTTCTGAATCCCATGCTGGGCAG ATCTATTGTTGCACAGGATTTCTGGCTATTACTAGCCAGTTGCATCAAGTAAATTCTGATTTACTCGGTTGGTGGCTTTGTGAACGACAGTTACCATCAGGTGGACTCAATGGAAGGCCAGAGAAG TTACCAGATGTATGCTATTCATGGTGGGTGTTGGCTTCCCTAAAGATAATTGGAAGACTTCATTGGATTGATAGAGAGAAACTTCGAAGTTTCATTTTAGCATGTCAAGATGAAGAAACAGGAGGATTCGCAGACCGACCAGGAGATATG gtagaTCCTTTTCATACTTTatttggaattgctggattgtcaCTTTTGGGAGAAGAACAGATTAAACCTGTTAGTCCTGTTTTTTGCATGCCTGAAGAAGTACTTCGGAGAGTGAATGTTCAGCCTGAACTAGTGAGCTAG